One part of the Dehalococcoidia bacterium genome encodes these proteins:
- a CDS encoding 2-hydroxyacyl-CoA dehydratase family protein — protein sequence MQQKKTTAIHATSTSKRVRSIVKNMNDRALSAKQNGLLTAYCMTGCQYDEILVAFDIVPIWTENWAGLCAAKREAGRFLQKAESQGYADVICGYTRVGLGFDGLRCELGHAPENSPDGGMAEPDMMLGSSCSCDPRYKWYQALGRYKKTPLFNVDVMWIPVEADTKEVLPSYVKYQTKQLKELIEFLERLTGRKMDYDKYEESFAQSQKTWQLWYEVDQLRKAVPSPMPSQDHFNVMVPGMFLCGYPEATQFYQDLRDEVQERVNNKVGVLETENYRLLWGGGLPPWHTMWVFNYFEDLGGVFAIENGYRAFDPVEIPSSIKDPIEKLAYRSVIRFSEGNDVARKHTGNATVEKILRQIDEYKIDGVFMHASRSCRAMTVGQIHVKNLISRYSKVPVLLLTSDIIDMRDYSEAHWRAQVEGFMAAVETYKKGNQKSQQSSIMG from the coding sequence ATGCAACAGAAAAAGACGACGGCGATCCATGCAACCAGTACATCCAAGAGGGTTAGATCGATCGTCAAGAATATGAACGACAGGGCTCTATCGGCCAAACAGAATGGTTTGCTGACGGCTTATTGTATGACGGGATGCCAGTACGATGAGATTCTGGTGGCTTTCGATATTGTGCCCATCTGGACCGAAAACTGGGCAGGGCTTTGTGCTGCCAAACGGGAGGCCGGACGATTTCTGCAGAAGGCGGAGAGCCAGGGCTATGCCGATGTTATCTGCGGATACACCCGAGTCGGATTGGGGTTCGATGGTCTCAGGTGTGAACTGGGCCATGCACCGGAAAATTCACCCGATGGCGGCATGGCCGAGCCGGACATGATGCTCGGTTCCAGCTGCAGTTGCGATCCGAGGTACAAGTGGTATCAAGCCCTGGGGCGCTACAAGAAAACCCCTCTGTTCAACGTGGACGTGATGTGGATTCCGGTTGAAGCCGATACCAAAGAGGTTCTCCCATCCTATGTGAAGTATCAGACCAAACAACTAAAGGAGTTGATCGAGTTCCTGGAGCGGCTGACGGGGCGCAAGATGGACTATGACAAATACGAGGAATCCTTTGCCCAGAGTCAGAAGACCTGGCAGTTGTGGTATGAGGTGGATCAACTGCGCAAGGCTGTGCCTTCGCCGATGCCATCTCAGGATCATTTCAACGTGATGGTCCCCGGCATGTTCCTGTGCGGCTATCCTGAGGCGACGCAGTTTTACCAGGACCTGCGGGACGAAGTGCAGGAGCGGGTAAACAACAAGGTTGGAGTTCTGGAGACTGAGAATTACCGGCTGCTTTGGGGTGGAGGACTTCCGCCCTGGCACACGATGTGGGTGTTTAATTACTTCGAAGATCTGGGTGGGGTGTTTGCCATCGAAAACGGCTATCGGGCTTTTGATCCGGTTGAAATTCCTTCCAGCATCAAAGACCCTATCGAGAAGCTGGCCTATAGAAGTGTGATCCGGTTCTCCGAGGGAAATGACGTCGCCAGGAAGCACACCGGCAACGCTACAGTGGAAAAGATACTGAGACAGATTGATGAGTACAAGATCGATGGCGTATTCATGCATGCTTCCAGGTCCTGCCGAGCGATGACGGTGGGACAGATTCACGTGAAAAATTTGATCAGTCGCTACAGCAAAGTTCCTGTCCTTCTTCTCACCAGCGACATCATCGACATGCGCGACTATTCTGAAGCCCATTGGAGAGCGCAGGTGGAGGGCTTCATGGCAGCGGTGGAAACCTACAAAAAAGGCAATCAAAAATCTCAGCAGTCGTCAATTATGGGATAG